In the Glycine max cultivar Williams 82 chromosome 19, Glycine_max_v4.0, whole genome shotgun sequence genome, ataattttggtccagatgtctagaaaattcagtaaaagtttaagctcaaaaaacgtagtgaccaattcccagtaatttatacaagttcgtatgttcaagctgccagcaccagcgatttcaggctagaaatcaagagtagtgtttatgttgcttaaagcttggatagttacaatttgtgtttgcttatgctcaattatcttgaataacacaattaaagagagcttaagacttattttgattcacaaatccagccacaactcagcacctcaactcaacttcatcataggcatcatgtaggaaacttagaaagcaaaaaaaagttcaagaacaagactacttctaggaattgatttagaacatgttatgaagtaaataacatgcatgaattagactcaaaattcaaaagataggctaagaattacaagaatacatgaacaaatgtatctagaattcaatcaacaaaataaaattcaacacaaacttagaacataatgtgacaattactatgactaaacatgactctaagacaatatggattaagtgatttacacttagatttttgtgtttttttttctaatcaatattttggaacaaaacttagatctaaaggttcagcacaagaatattatgaatgaaaattgatagaacctaaaatcaacacaaaaacaagattcaagagtagatctacaaaatttgaaccatagaaatgcaagaacaagtgtagatctaagatttaatcggtttatttttttttgaatctactctaaacagcaccaaaacacaagacaatggaggatatacatggagaataagatgaagaacaaggaattaaagagaattcaccgaacaaaaagatagaggaagcaaaagaacatcacctagatgaagatgctcttgataccacatgatgcaagctccattggagcttgtaggcctaggatcttcttcatcaatggattcctttgcttcttggaagatgaatggcagcggaatagagaaaggaagagagagaggagatgccacttcaaggagaagatgagtctagaagaagctcaccaccataggaggccatggataagagcttggaggaagaaggagatgaatgaggggagagggagagaagagcacgaaattttgtgctctaaatgagctttgaaatctgaattttaatattcaaatgatcaaagttgaaaaaaatgcacacacatgatctctatttatagcctaagtgtcacacaaaattggaggggaattcaaatttcacttgaatttgaaattgaatttgtggagccaaaatttggagccaaaatttcactaattatgattagtgaattttagttatggctcagcccactaatccaagatcaattccaagattctccactaagtgtgcttaggtgtcatgaggcatgaaaagcatgaaggacatgcacaaagtgtgactatatgatgtggcaatggggtgtagtaagcaaatgctcaccttcccctctaaaatttaattggattgggcttctaccaattcaattaaatttatttccaaccacacacatcaaatatccacttagtgcatgtgaaattacaaaactacccctaatacaaaaactagtctaggtgccctaaaatacaagggttgaaaaatcctatatttctagggtaccctacctacattatggagccttaaatataaggcccaaaaataatgaaaccttaatctaatatttacaaagataagtgggctcgtacttagcccatgggcccgaaatctaccctaaggctcataagaaccctagggccttctcttgcatctctggcccaatctacttggagttttctatccaatgcccttgcggggtaggattgcatcaggatTGAtcttagtataaaatatttgtagtctcaaaaatatgtttgttaAATTAATGGTTAGACTGcatcttttaatttcaaatttttattttttttgacaaattttactgTTAACAAACTAATTTGATAGTCTAACAAAATTGCAATGAAAAACTTTGATACGTTAGAGCGCAACAAATATGTTTGATATGTTACTATTTTCTACATATTAAATTGATCAACAAATTACaacataaacattctttttaaggtgaaaaaaatccatatgttaatattttttgataaatgaaTTTCAGCCGTTAAATATTCCCTTCAAGGtgcaataatatatatttaatatgtttatCATTAAAGATATTATACTTGTAACACATGGTTTTTGcttttaagttatatatatatatatatatatatatatatatatatatatatatatataataaattaaattttgttgtgaaattattattttattttatttttttagttatatatgtataataataaattaaatacttttgtaaaattattgcttaatcataattatttttgccacatctcaaattaattgttgtagatgtttttatttatttattttgttgaattaatatattcggtttaatctatatttttgttgtgtcaAGTAAATGTTACTATTGAATGATATGTGTAGGATGCATGAGAtgcgataaattattttattatgaaattgtggtTGAGActgtgtgtaagtgataatcATTTAGTACGTAATGGATTGTGAATTACATAATTGTTGAGATGTTCTATGTTTTGAGTTGTGAGCCATGAATTATgtaatcacacaactgtaagaccctttaaggacgacgagttaatgcgcgatgagttgtgatgggatccactgtgggaacccgacaagTTTAATCACTTGAGGTGCACTGagttaaaatatgttatatatatatatatatatatatatatatatacagttgagattttgaaaacaattgagtagttgtgtgcatTGCATAATTCATAAGTAGAGTCTGTGTGTTCAaatgttttttgggttggacctaaatcaggagggagaggtcctgacggactcttcggagtgtaggccttaggGGTcatccggtttgagtgctcctttaagcctgtgccgatcccacatggttggaacattctcgcaaaacagagtgaccctgactagtctccctatgatttcacttagtgagagtaacctgacttacccattgtgaggcatgtcctgtcatgtactcctaggcgcccgacaaggtttttcactgaaaaatggtaccacattgcatgtaggcttgagtctagagtatttgttgcataatgcatgtgtttgactttcattgagttaacaattgtggtttgatgttattttctagAGTGGATGAACTTGAATGGATGTGCATAATGTGTGTGATTTTGTGAAGTgatgttaattatataaattcaactttaagtattatatgttttacatgttctaatattttattatatatgaatgtgataactcattcccggtgtgtgtttgtgtctgGATTAAGTTTGCATTCACTTAATATCAGAGCATGTTTTGTATTCGAACAATTTCTACTATGCTTTTATTAAGTGAATGCAAACCCTTTATCTATTGAAATCAATTTAAAGTCAAtgcgttttaaaaaaattcgcatgattttatttccttttattcgATTTTTgtgagggtagagggtgtcacagtcaACATAATCAACCTAccaaaaatcaaatacaaaacaataaataaataactcacCCTACTTCATTAACTAGCAAAGAAATCAAATCGAGTAACCCTTTTTTCAGCTCAGTAAAAAAACTCTCAACTCAACTATTGAAAATTTTTTTGTCAGCTCAAGTGCTCGACTACTCAACTACTTAACATTATAATAAGTTTGCCTCTACTGATTATGTATGAAGATATCAATGTAGCATTGTGAGCAAACATTTGAACacaaattgagagaaatttttaaaatgaaataataaaacttttcaTTCAGAACATAATAACTCAAAGATAATCACCTATAATTCTGCTAATGGAATACAAATCCATTAAAATTCACATATGTATTTGATTATGAACAAAGATAATCAcacaaaaatcattaaaatcaaATGCATCTAAgcagcaaaacaaaaaaagggataGAAGCAAATATAGACGTCAAGCATCAATCATGTTACAATCTCTTAATATATTACTGCAGATCTGTTTCTATTTTTACCCAGCAAACATGCATAGATTGTTGTTGAATAGCCAACATACATCTTAAATAAATCTAGATTTGATAATCAAATTGACTCTGGTTGCTAAACTAGACAGAGTAACAGAACCGTTCTTAACCAGCGACTCAACGAGTTAGGTCATGAAAGGAGAGGAGAAATTACCTTAGCATCGTGACGTGAAGCAAAGCTTGGAGCATGAGTGAGGACCAGCATGGCAGCGGCCAACGATGACGACGGAGGAGCAGCGACGATGACGGAGGAGCAACGACGATGAGGACCGCGATTGAGGGCCAGCGATGATGAGGACCGTGACTGAGGGCTTTCAAAGCAGAACTCGAACAAGGTGAGGTGAGTAGCTCAGCACGGAGTCGCGAGTAACGGAGTAAGTGAGTAAGCTTTGTAAACCCATAGACTCGTAACAGACTCACGAGTCTACCTAAATTCGTCCGAGTCTGCGCTAAATCTGACGATTCTACTCTGATTTCGATTCTACTTCCGATTCAACTCGCCGACCCTTGGTGGAATCGTAAAATCGTACGATTCCACGATTAAAAGTGAGAGTTTAACAACCATGGTTACCACAACCTCCAGATGATTCGCCTAATGACCCACCTGATAACCCCCCAATGATGATCCCAATACTTTTCCAATACACTTCCAACTATCCCCACAAGCCCTTACAAGTACCCCAACATCTACACCCCAAGCTCTTAGGCTTACATGCTCTATAATGGGCCACAGGGTCAATGTGCTTATTGATATTGACCGTTCACATAACATTATGCAACCCTGCCTAGCCAAACATTTACAACTGCGTATTACTCTTACACCTTCATTTCTAGTAATGATTGGTGATGGTAACCACATTTATTGTACTGGTTTATGCCCCCAAGTTTCACTTACTATGCAATCTCATgcttttcttcttccattttaTCAAGTATCCTTCCACGGTGCAGATTTGGCCTTAGGAATTTAATTACCTGGTTAAGTACCTTGGGACCCATTTTGTCTGATTTCTCAGTACCCTTTATGCAATTTGCCCACCAAGACACCCAAATCACTTTAACAGGAGACAAACAACCTTTATCATAGATATCTTCCTTTCAACAATTATGCCATATTGTCCATGCTGAACCCATATCTtcatttcatatattattatctCTCTAGAAAATTCCTTCAAGTACGACCTAACCCTCCTATTTCTCCCCTCAGATTAGTCAAAGCTCACCAGATCTACCACACTACTTATATCCTACCTAAATGTTTTTTCATCCCTCGATCATCTAAAACTATTCaagtttagtatttttattttattaatattttttataattaactaaatataATTACCAACTACAAGTGTGGAATATGATATCATAATAGAAATGccgacaaataaaaaattttactttgatttttatgtatgtaatatttgtaaatttttacttttatatataattcaatttattaataatactaCAATATACATTAATGCACagtatgataaaatataaaaaaaaattaatgtaaaaagcACGATAGTACAATGAAAATATAGACACATAAACACAATAAAGGTTGTGTTTCCGCTAGTGAggataaaaacattatttaacatattttaagtaaaaagaaaaatatttgccCACAACCCCACTCATGTATTTTACATGGTGCCTACCCATTATGCATTTTGTCTTATTAACTTCCTTCAATCCACTTGATAAGTGTCTTTGGGAATGCCTCTTGAATTTTGGCCACTCTAATCAACTGAATTATCGAGTAGGTCATGCAACTCAAGTATTCGAGCAACCATGCTGCTAGGTCAATCAATACAATGAGCCAATTTGtttaaacataagaaaaataattttaaaaaaatgtttttaaagaaataaataatattggcttcttaaaaaaagtagatatttctttttaaaaaatagctaACACATTAAAAAAGCAGGAAATTGTTtacttttaatcataaaaataatttttaaataaaaatgaattttttttgtatctaAAGCTATTAAAATTAAGTAAGAAAATGAGATCATGTAGTTTATTTTTCAAGCATATTCTATTTTGGAAGCAAACGTATTTGAGGCAATATATCATTCTACATATTCTAATTAACCTTAATTCATCAAGTTATGGAAGACAAACTTTTTCATTAGACTCGATCTCTGTTCATCATTCTAGTTGAAGAATGATGATCTACACCGACAATGTTTTGCACTGCATACAAAACCGTGAACATGGGACAGAAAGGGAGAGGATGTCGACAACGTGTGGTTCGCCATGTGATCGTGCTATGGTCGGTCATTCAAGGGGGCTGGACATGATCAGGTGCTGCTTCATGATTTCacaatttccttctttttcaatttcaaaatagtCTGTTACTGAACTTTAATAACATCACTAAGCGTGAAATGCAATAGAAATTGTTAAGTTGatccacattttttttcctaagcAACAATTGTTTGTGCAACAACCTATTCCATGCCCCCTCTAGTTGACATGAGTAGTTTTACATTATTTCTTTACCAATGAGTCTCTAAATTAAGCAACAATAGATTGAATCTTCTTAAATAAGAGTTGAATGTGATATttatagatgaaaaataaatgtgatTGGAATGAGAAAATTTCACCTATGGTGATCAATcaaattctcttaaaaaatattattcattgaCGGATACTCTCtacaaacataattaaaaaaaataactaattccTTTACTTTACTGTATACGAAATCTCTTCTAATTCTAAagacatttttaataataacatattaCCATTTTTCAGCTTAATTGTTATGCtcgttttacattttttttatcttttattttattttcctatcaaattactaatattcattacattttcttcatttcattcttttcttttatagtatccaaaacttaaaaatttacttattttacaTAAATCACAATCATATTTAACCAATTAACCTCGTACAATTGATACCTCATGACCTGCTCAAATTTACCAAAACAGATTGGGTGTCCTCATCACTCTGCAATAGGAGATAAAGCATAATAACATTTCACATGAAATTTGAACACCTTTGTGGACAGCATAACAATTACATGTGTTAAGGCATAAGAATTGCATGTGTATTTATTTGTTGCATATAGTTGTATTTGAGTATGTTGCTTAGTCCATActtcaatatgtttttttttggataaccaATAAATTTGACACAATTTGGTATAAATATTTGTTGAGAGAAATCATATTTACTTCTGTGATATTGGGTCTGGTTTAGTCATGCgtttagtaaaaatttatttagcGAAATTATATTTACTTTAATGATGTATTGACCTCGAAAGACATTAATCAGTATTTGGTCATCAACTAATCATGTTctctcttatatatttttttaatattattgataattaaaatttaaggatGTGTTTactttaagtaaatatttttttatttttgtttttattttaaaaatttatatagtaaatagttaaaataatattttttaattataaagaaaattttaaaagcatttCCTTAGGGTTATGGCTTTTAATTGTATGGTACTATACAATTTGTTAAAGAACAATACTGTTACTTAATTAGCACATAAAAGCTTTTGcacataattcataattttacaGATGaccattatctttttttttcgctcctttttttaggattaaatataacttcattccttttaattttttcaaattcacagttttagtcatttattattaattagaaatatttagtttgtaattttagtcctctattttaaattagaGATATTTAACCCCTCACAGTTtctatcaaatttaaaaaatatttatttataagaaattaacCTTTGATTCAAATTTAGTAACTAGACACAAGATTATTTGTTTAATGTATATTATAGTCaatattaatcttttaatagttaatatgtttttaatttgacGAAAGAATCAAAATTTCAGATTTTACAAAAGTGTATGAACTAAATTTTTCTAGTTTAAAATAAGGggattaaaattatgatttttttaaaaaataatggaattaaatgattttatttcaaaagtaagaaaatcaaaattgcattttaaaaagtgggaagaacaaaattaaatttaagtttttttattgattatcaaCAGTGTTCATTTTCCTAACATGAATTATTTGAGTTGCGTATAATTATTGCTCTTTAAAAGGACCTATTTGAAAGAGAGATGCAATAAATGGAAAATAGACGTTTCTGGTTGATTTTTCAAGTGGATGCACAGTTTGGAAAGcaaaataatactaaaacaCGTTGAAATGTTTGTTTGTCTTGGTATAAATTTATGAGTAATTATACTTTACTATGAAGCAAGACTCTCGTAGGAGGGACCaagtatgaaatttaattttagttaataaatattttttattctatatagatattaatatatatatatatatatatatatatatatatatatatatcaattttcatataaacaattaataattatatatttcaaaatttaattacataaataatttatcaaaacatCTTTTGCATATGACATAAAATATTTGCGGTTgaatttatattcaattttttataatttacaaaataaatattaatatagcaAGAATTATTTCCAcacattaatgattttttaactaaaaatgaaTAAGTAAATTGTTTTaaccaaattatattttattttttcaaagtttagaaatcaatgtttttaaatctgtgaactcaatttaaaaaacacgttagaatataaaaaaaaaagagaaatattttagaattatgatagaaaaagaaaaaaaattacgtgTTTTGAAACTTAAGTTGTCAATATCTTATATTAGTGTACATAAGTTTGccaaagattaataaaaaaattaatattcaaattaataaaaatgaaagattaatATGGCTATTTCATTGACAATGCAATAGTTTATTATCTGgtaaatagtaataacaaattacaaaaagaaaatattattaaaataaagaataaatgataTTTCAGTAGTTTatttagaaagataaaaaaaatacaattatcttTCCAATATAGAtaacaaaaaaaggaataaaatatttatctaaaaagTAAAGTAAAATATCATTACCTTTACAATGACACttattaaatagtaataaaacattatatcaaaattaagaaaagatgTATAACACTCAAGTGCTATTGTCTCCAAATTTAAACCCcaccaaataaaattaattactacaatattaaaatatcatttatacttattaaatgatttattattttctttaattttttattataaaattattttaatttaaaattagtcaTTTAATATATTACAAAACATTTAACACTACATTTGAAACAATAGGTGAacgaaattaatttaaaaatttacttaGAATCTATTGACATATCTAATCATATATTAACCTATATagtatttatagatttttataataactattttaaaaatatatttaaaatatatttattaattaataatataataatcttgATACTGACTAATAACAAACTCCaacggataaaaaaaaactaataattgactgtacataaaaattaaactaattaactaaccctccagtataaaaaaataaaaataaaaaactgtaACCCAAAAAAGAAACTGTTGGGACGCAAAAACGATGCGTTGCAGTTAGGGCGCGGTGTAACCGTGTAAGCTTAACTGCCAATGGAACTTGCAAATTAGAGATCGGATCAACggcataatttaatttttttttattctctccaaaacattgtaattggAGAAATTCTGATTCTATTTCCACTTTCAATTGTATCAAACAGTGCATTCTTTGTTTCAATTCTGCAATCCCCTTTTCCCAATTTCATTCCCCAAATTCAGTGGCATAACTTTTTCTGGCAGCAAAATTTCAGttaaatttctttcctttttagtACATAACTTCCTTCCCACATTTCTAGAACAAAAAGGGTGCTACAATGAGCACTGAAAGTGCTGAACATGATGCCAGTGTTGTTGATCTTGAAGGTGTTGCTGTTTCATCACCCAGTGGAAATGTGATGGGAGATCTGGGTGATGTTTACAGCACAATGCTCACAAGCCTTGATTTGGGTTTGGCTTGTTTCTCTGAGAAAGTTTCCAACTTGAGCAATTTTGTGATGCATGTGGAAACCAAGGAGTGTGAACTTGAGGCCTTGGAGAAAGAGGATCACATTGGTGAAAAGGGTCTGGAGTTTGATCTGTTGTCTGTGGTGTTGGATTCAGAGGTGAGAGAGTTGGAGGGAGTGTTGGACACCCTTCAAGGTGGGGTTGATGAGGCTAGAGAGTGGGGGTGTTCTTGCACTCATTTGGGAGAGGGTTTTGTTGCAATGCAAGAGAAGTTGGGTGATTATGAACAACAGTTGAAGCAGTTTGAAGAGGAGTTTAATGGCATTAAGATGCAGTCAGCCAGTTTTCAGAGGAATTTGTCTTCCTTAAAAAAGGCAGAAAATGGTATGCAGAGGAtctcatttttgtttatttgtttacatattttatgtttggattaaatatgttttctgTTCTTGAAAATAtcactgttttttgtttttcttttttgtgaacCCGGGATATCCCTGGCCAacagataatttttttagttactatgaaaattttgtttattttttgtttctactTTTAACAAAATGATGTGGCTTTTTTAGTCCTTCACTAAGATTAAAAACATTATAATGAGGGActagaattaaaattacatcATTTTGTAGGACAAGAAATGAATACAGTTTTTATagtaactaaaacaaaaaaaaaagtgatatttttaaggattaaaaacatatttaaatatttatgttttcatGAAGTTGTTATTAAAGGGTATTCTTTTGTGTCTGTCCTATTATCTGGGATATCTGTTCTATTTCCCTGTGAAATTGATTGTGTGAAAGCTGCCAGAACTTTTCTTCTAGAttacttttattacaaaattgaaagaaacaaaaaaaaaagagtgaaagaaGAAAGTACTGTGAAGATCATTGACCTGACTGGCTCAAAATTTCTGTTTCTTGATTGATGTGTGACAACTAAGAATAGATTTGCGTGAAcagttcttctatttttgtaaaggtttctttttttttattgggggGATTTTCAATGACAACAGGTAATGGTGATGCAGGTGAAATCATCAGAGAGGATGATAAATCTTTGAGTGCAAATGCAGAGATAAAACTGCAAACAGTTGAGCAACAAAGACATATTCTGAGAATGCTAGAGAAATCATTGGCAAGAGAAATGGATCTTGAGAAGGATATAAATGATTCGAGAGAAATTCAAGAAAATTTAAGACTAAAGATGTTCTTTTCAGAGCAAGAGTTTGTTAACATGGAGGGAGAAGCAATTGATGTTTGGGAAAGATGGCTTGAGGCAGACAATGCAAGTGAGATTCTGTTAGGAATTTCAAAAGGCCTTTTAGGTAAACTCCACATTTCTCAGTTCAGTTTAAATGGTCAAAGTCATCGTGAATCTGAGCTTCGAGCTAATCTAAAAGATGCTGAAGATAAACTAACCTTTGCCAATTCTGAGGTCTCTGCTTTAAGTAATAAGGTCTCTTCACTTGAGAAGCAACTAAAAGAATCGGAATTTCAGCTACTGAATGCAAAGGCCTCTGCTGATGAATATCAGAAGCAGTATAATGTTAAGTGTTCTGAAGCAAGAGACATGGGGAGTGTTATTGTTGAACTGAAAGAAGCTGTATATAATGCGGAAAGTAGGGCTAATAGTGCAGAAACTAAGTGTAAGTTATTGACAGAGACTAATTCGAAACTCGATGAGGAGCTGGCTCTTTTGAGAGGCTCATCTACAAGAGCAGAGTTGCTAGAGAGGCAGTTGAAAGAATCTAATCTACGATTGCAGAAAATGACAGCATCTGCTAAAGGTAGTCAGGAGAAACAAAGTAAGTTGTATTCCACAATTAGAGATATGGAAAATGTGATAAAGGATCTCAAGTCAAAGGTTTCTAAAGCTGAGGGTAGGGCTGATAGCACAGAGGACAATTGTATCATTTTGTCAGAATCTAATGCCGAGTTGAATGAGGAACTCAGCTTTATGCGGAGTCGATTGGAAAGCCTTGAGGGGTCCCTTCAACGAGAGGAGGAAGTGAAAATGGCAACTGTAGAGGACATTGGAAAGCAGgccaaatttttcaaaaaattggtAACACAGCTGGCTGTCGAGAGAGAGCGTCTTAAGCAGAAGGTAATTTTATTTGAGATGAAATGAATCACAATTCATAATCATACCCTTCCACTTGCCTTTATTCCTCGACCTCTTCCAATTACTCAGATTTCACAAAGTTTCATATACACCTCATCTCTATAAACAGATTGATGCCCTGGTATAGgataaacatcaatgttataGTGCACA is a window encoding:
- the LOC100792338 gene encoding WPP domain-interacting tail-anchored protein 1 isoform X1 gives rise to the protein MSTESAEHDASVVDLEGVAVSSPSGNVMGDLGDVYSTMLTSLDLGLACFSEKVSNLSNFVMHVETKECELEALEKEDHIGEKGLEFDLLSVVLDSEVRELEGVLDTLQGGVDEAREWGCSCTHLGEGFVAMQEKLGDYEQQLKQFEEEFNGIKMQSASFQRNLSSLKKAENGNGDAGEIIREDDKSLSANAEIKLQTVEQQRHILRMLEKSLAREMDLEKDINDSREIQENLRLKMFFSEQEFVNMEGEAIDVWERWLEADNASEILLGISKGLLGKLHISQFSLNGQSHRESELRANLKDAEDKLTFANSEVSALSNKVSSLEKQLKESEFQLLNAKASADEYQKQYNVKCSEARDMGSVIVELKEAVYNAESRANSAETKCKLLTETNSKLDEELALLRGSSTRAELLERQLKESNLRLQKMTASAKGSQEKQSKLYSTIRDMENVIKDLKSKVSKAEGRADSTEDNCIILSESNAELNEELSFMRSRLESLEGSLQREEEVKMATVEDIGKQAKFFKKLVTQLAVERERLKQKISSLASENKILVQKLKQTC
- the LOC100792338 gene encoding WPP domain-interacting tail-anchored protein 1 isoform X2: MSTESAEHDASVVDLEGVAVSSPSGNVMGDLGDVYSTMLTSLDLGLACFSEKVSNLSNFVMHVETKECELEALEKEDHIGEKGLEFDLLSVVLDSEVRELEGVLDTLQGGVDEAREWGCSCTHLGEGFVAMQEKLGDYEQQLKQFEEEFNGIKMQSASFQRNLSSLKKAENGEIIREDDKSLSANAEIKLQTVEQQRHILRMLEKSLAREMDLEKDINDSREIQENLRLKMFFSEQEFVNMEGEAIDVWERWLEADNASEILLGISKGLLGKLHISQFSLNGQSHRESELRANLKDAEDKLTFANSEVSALSNKVSSLEKQLKESEFQLLNAKASADEYQKQYNVKCSEARDMGSVIVELKEAVYNAESRANSAETKCKLLTETNSKLDEELALLRGSSTRAELLERQLKESNLRLQKMTASAKGSQEKQSKLYSTIRDMENVIKDLKSKVSKAEGRADSTEDNCIILSESNAELNEELSFMRSRLESLEGSLQREEEVKMATVEDIGKQAKFFKKLVTQLAVERERLKQKISSLASENKILVQKLKQTC